In Methanosarcina barkeri MS, a single window of DNA contains:
- a CDS encoding lipopolysaccharide biosynthesis protein, whose product MSNFIGNVLKLVSGSVAAQILGILLVPIVTRIYSPDDMGVFQLFVAVSGILVIFSTFSYQFAIMLPKSEEDSANVFFLSSILVTFISILIAVAVIIFPEDIEHIIEYIFHTKGSSKYLIYLPAIVFFNGLFFVQNYWLSRKLRFGVIAGSRVLNALSAKVLQLIPFWTASPLGLIVGYTLGYGLADLSMLRGVKEDFKVFRKISVKKMKEMAIEYKNFPLFSSWSTLANTISPQVPTFLLAYFYSTSVVGYFSLANQVVNMPMGLVGTAIQQVFFQKISEVKNGNSSGDMKAIVSEVYKKLILIGIFPMILLLILGEEIFTFAFGKNWYVAGTYVKILVPFIFLVFLALPISTLYSIFEKQKVWFTYSTALLISRFVALAIGGIYAKSAEFSLCLFSFTGVIFALWNNAYLLNLVGISKRKSLEILIKYTAIGAVISIPVILLEMLSANFYIIILTAIIMTPIYYGIALRDDPTFKKIFSAFLVNIKNRT is encoded by the coding sequence ATGTCAAACTTTATCGGTAATGTGTTAAAACTTGTATCAGGAAGTGTTGCTGCACAGATTCTGGGTATACTTCTTGTACCAATAGTCACTAGGATTTACAGCCCTGACGATATGGGAGTCTTTCAGCTTTTTGTGGCAGTATCAGGCATACTGGTAATTTTCTCTACTTTTTCATATCAGTTTGCTATTATGTTACCAAAATCCGAAGAGGATTCCGCAAATGTGTTTTTCCTTTCCTCTATTTTAGTCACTTTTATATCCATACTCATAGCTGTAGCAGTGATAATCTTTCCAGAGGATATTGAGCATATTATTGAGTATATATTTCATACGAAAGGATCCTCAAAATATTTAATATATCTTCCTGCAATAGTATTCTTCAATGGCCTTTTTTTCGTGCAGAATTACTGGCTTTCAAGAAAACTACGTTTTGGAGTTATTGCAGGATCCAGAGTGTTAAATGCTTTATCGGCCAAAGTGCTTCAGTTAATTCCTTTCTGGACTGCATCGCCTTTGGGTCTAATAGTAGGTTATACCCTTGGATATGGACTTGCAGACCTTTCCATGCTCAGAGGTGTAAAAGAAGACTTTAAGGTCTTCAGGAAAATATCAGTTAAAAAAATGAAAGAAATGGCGATTGAATATAAAAATTTTCCTTTATTTAGTTCATGGTCTACACTTGCAAATACGATTTCTCCACAGGTGCCTACCTTCTTGCTCGCATATTTTTACAGCACAAGCGTTGTTGGATATTTTTCACTTGCAAATCAAGTAGTAAATATGCCCATGGGACTTGTTGGAACCGCTATACAACAGGTTTTCTTCCAGAAAATCAGTGAGGTGAAAAATGGGAATTCGAGCGGCGATATGAAAGCTATTGTAAGCGAAGTTTACAAAAAGCTAATTTTAATAGGAATATTCCCTATGATACTCCTGTTAATTCTGGGAGAAGAAATATTTACGTTTGCTTTTGGAAAAAACTGGTATGTAGCAGGCACTTATGTAAAAATCCTTGTGCCATTCATATTCCTTGTTTTCCTTGCCTTGCCTATTTCAACTCTCTACAGTATATTTGAAAAGCAAAAAGTCTGGTTTACTTACAGTACGGCTCTTTTAATCTCAAGGTTCGTAGCACTTGCTATAGGAGGAATTTATGCAAAAAGTGCTGAGTTTTCCCTTTGCTTGTTTAGCTTCACAGGAGTTATATTTGCTCTATGGAATAATGCATATTTGCTTAATCTTGTAGGGATCAGTAAAAGGAAAAGTTTGGAAATTCTAATTAAATATACAGCAATTGGGGCAGTTATCTCAATCCCAGTGATTCTACTAGAAATGCTCTCTGCAAATTTTTATATCATTATACTTACAGCTATTATCATGACCCCTATCTATTATGGGATCGCTCTTCGTGACGATCCTACATTCAAGAAGATATTTTCAGCCTTTCTCGTGAATATAAAAAATAGAACCTGA
- a CDS encoding GNAT family N-acetyltransferase codes for MDEIEVRELAPSEYNEWDLLVEKAQPGTLFHTSEWLGICRDVLSKDLKIYGCFRKDELVGGCPLFVKNIKGALKVANSTCNMTSYSGPLIKESNSSKASKRVQEVHDILNPLREFLCKQGFDSIHLAFAPGFKDVRPFTWNGWDSTVHYTHYLNLNEDVDNNISRKIRRELKTANEAGLKTRVWNDPETYYHLLSMVYEKQKLAPPLPRGFFERVFKLIQEKDIGYMFVTETPEGEAIAAHLNLYGKKCTVTWTSALNPDFGRLGPNALLYYNEFLDLKSRNFEYMNVMAANISRFADFIMGFSPELIPYYSVTLESKKYSIAKTLYKITHNETY; via the coding sequence ATGGACGAAATTGAAGTTAGAGAATTAGCGCCATCTGAATATAATGAATGGGATTTGCTCGTAGAAAAAGCTCAACCTGGTACACTCTTTCATACCAGTGAATGGCTTGGAATTTGTAGAGATGTCCTATCGAAGGATCTTAAAATTTATGGTTGTTTCAGAAAAGACGAGCTTGTGGGAGGATGTCCTCTTTTTGTTAAAAATATCAAAGGAGCTTTGAAAGTAGCGAATTCTACCTGTAATATGACCAGCTACAGCGGGCCTCTTATAAAAGAGAGTAATAGCTCCAAAGCAAGTAAACGGGTACAGGAAGTTCACGACATTCTTAATCCTCTCAGGGAATTCCTCTGCAAGCAGGGATTTGATAGTATTCACCTTGCGTTCGCTCCAGGGTTTAAAGATGTAAGACCTTTTACGTGGAACGGATGGGACTCCACTGTGCACTATACCCATTATTTGAATCTGAACGAAGATGTAGATAATAACATTTCAAGAAAGATTCGAAGAGAACTTAAAACTGCAAATGAGGCAGGACTTAAAACCAGGGTCTGGAACGATCCTGAAACATATTACCATCTGCTCTCAATGGTCTACGAAAAACAGAAATTAGCCCCTCCTCTTCCCAGAGGATTCTTCGAAAGAGTGTTTAAGCTAATTCAGGAAAAAGATATTGGCTATATGTTTGTCACAGAGACTCCTGAGGGCGAAGCTATTGCAGCTCACTTAAACCTATATGGAAAGAAGTGCACTGTAACCTGGACCTCAGCCCTGAACCCGGATTTTGGCCGTTTGGGTCCTAACGCTCTTCTGTATTATAACGAGTTTCTTGACCTAAAGTCCCGAAATTTCGAGTACATGAACGTAATGGCAGCAAATATTTCTAGGTTTGCGGATTTCATTATGGGCTTTTCTCCTGAGCTAATTCCCTATTATAGTGTGACTCTAGAGAGCAAAAAATATTCAATCGCAAAAACCCTGTATAAAATTACTCACAACGAAACTTACTGA